A region of Pyxidicoccus parkwaysis DNA encodes the following proteins:
- a CDS encoding lamin tail domain-containing protein — protein MSRPSFPLARLLGLSVLCLGVALGCGDETEPQPTPTPKPLPDAALSRVEVSRASQVVADGEDAVTISVTVKQKDGTPMEGRTVRVEVSGDGNTVTQPAAKTNAEGRTTASVVSSKSGSKTVTASVDADGGAVVLGTRPVIEFIAHRPTRLAFTATALSATAGTPIGDLEVTLKDGKGRTVAGATDEVTLSLVAGPGDATLEGTLKAHAVDGVVRFSEAVLKKAGTGYQLKVEATGLEGATSPAFAVAPAAASALEVSGLPAVSTAGAAQSAQVTVRDAFGNVATGYAGTLAVTSSDATAALPAAHTFTAQDAGRFTFAGITLKRAGNQHVDFQDGAVAALKSSHAVGVVAGGAAALVFTQVPARTSVHATLSTVKVAVQDAFGNAAAVGEPVVTMGLAGNGVGLGGVLQAAPVDGVANFASLRLEEEGSFKLLASATGLGSATSAAIDVVDDVPPAKPTLAAGASTPTSVTVTWTAVGDDGNVGQATSQELRYSVSPITTDAEFNAATPVGGVGAPAAAGNPESATVTGLTARQTYHVALRVTDNRGNSARSNSLMVQTRDPDVAQLAFTTQPANGTAGQALAQVVVALQDSNGNVVSSSTAPVTLSLVGNPNVELATVSAVNGVATFNGLRVDKAGTHHLSASATSLTKESNAFTVSPGSANRIALTGLVAPVTAGVANSLDVTLYDSFDNVATGYAGTVHFSSTDAQAQLPANYIFVPGTDAGHHVFNGVVLVSAGPRRVTVADVGNAQLTASLDVEVGSDAADHLLLTGLAADVTAGASHSLVLSARDRFGNIVTGYSGTVHFTSNDAQAVLPADYVFAPGDNGQHTFSVTLRTVGARSVTATELGGAGHSVTANTNVASAAADRLELSITAAPVVSGQAVDATVTLLDAYGNRASAYRGTVGFEAQGDAQATVPTNYTFTEADSGRHTFSVTFASVGDKLLVAQDIASSGLRDSEPVTVGPGALAELRVDPGTEPYIAGQTHFFVVTAYDGAGNRKTDYTGMVRITTSDPNPGLLEYHTFREEDQGEFILRATLQTSGQQTLTFQDTVIAVSKQLDVTVEAAEPVKLVILEAPATGSVRQPLAQLRAALRDSFDNTALVTTPAVTVRLVGGPAGTTLGGTTTVNPVDGVATFSNLTVDQEGAFNLRVESANQTLTEAQAELVITDDQAPAPATGFTAELGEDGVASLSWRATGDDGTDGLADHYELRYSAATITPANFASATLVTTGTPQSAGTLEGTTVNLPVEEGTWYFGLRVVDGAGNASTLVTTSVFVPGPCSGVVCPQRAPECAADNVSRVTYTSACEVQNGEAHCVDTPTQTACTGANAVCFEAACDTAPPPAAGELAISEVMHTPSVGTTEYLELTSTVDGLRNVTNVQVSFDNGAGGVESFTVQAPGNRPTIVRGHGTFVAASNTDAATNGGVPAQHGFGGGAFALGSSGRLTVKLGATTVDDLLYTASFPQTTGRSMNLSSVVLGTAAHQYSWYWCDSSAVLPGGDRGTPGQPNESCAVAINPPVDYCAIQFPKTIAAPIQANTPQTIYSRFYDDQISNRNQNGNDNFPFIVAELGYGTDANAPQNWTWVPAPFNASYTATTERNNDETVGTLNIGTTGSYLYGFRYHFTRGPTGADTWVYCDQNGVVSGTPQYGTVTVAPPPAPLTNHVVISEICGGNGTGTASTDEFIELYNPTNSDVDISGWLVQYKSATGAAYSGSVAIPPGKVIKARGYFLLGGATFQAGTTTADVSYSFDLSSSTTAGGHVRIGPGLSNNPSDVAVDKVAWGTGNSPEGTAAPSHPAVGGSLERKAVSTSISTTMAVGGADASRGNGYDSNDNSKDIVTRAIRQPQNSASPTEFYSP, from the coding sequence ATGTCCCGTCCGTCTTTCCCGCTGGCCCGACTGCTCGGGCTGAGCGTGCTGTGCCTGGGTGTAGCCCTGGGCTGTGGCGACGAAACCGAGCCACAGCCGACTCCCACCCCGAAGCCGCTGCCCGACGCGGCGCTCTCGCGGGTGGAGGTGAGCCGTGCCTCGCAGGTGGTGGCGGACGGCGAGGACGCCGTCACCATCTCCGTCACCGTGAAGCAGAAGGACGGCACGCCCATGGAAGGGCGCACGGTGCGCGTGGAGGTGTCCGGCGACGGCAACACCGTGACGCAGCCGGCGGCGAAGACGAACGCGGAGGGCCGCACCACGGCCTCGGTGGTGTCCAGCAAGTCGGGCTCGAAGACGGTGACGGCCTCCGTGGACGCGGACGGTGGCGCGGTGGTGCTGGGCACGCGCCCGGTCATCGAGTTCATCGCGCACCGCCCCACGAGGCTGGCCTTCACCGCCACCGCGCTGTCGGCCACGGCCGGCACGCCCATTGGCGATCTGGAGGTGACGCTGAAGGACGGGAAGGGCCGCACCGTGGCGGGCGCCACGGACGAGGTGACGCTGTCCTTGGTCGCGGGCCCGGGTGACGCGACGCTCGAAGGGACGCTGAAGGCGCACGCGGTGGACGGCGTGGTGCGCTTCTCCGAGGCGGTGCTGAAGAAGGCGGGCACGGGCTACCAGCTGAAGGTGGAGGCCACGGGCCTCGAGGGCGCCACCAGCCCCGCCTTCGCCGTCGCTCCGGCCGCGGCCTCCGCGCTGGAAGTCTCGGGCCTTCCGGCGGTGTCCACCGCGGGCGCCGCGCAGAGCGCGCAGGTGACGGTGCGTGACGCCTTCGGCAACGTGGCCACGGGCTACGCCGGCACGCTGGCCGTGACGTCCTCGGACGCCACCGCCGCGCTGCCCGCCGCGCACACCTTCACCGCGCAGGACGCGGGCCGCTTCACCTTCGCGGGCATCACCCTGAAGCGCGCGGGCAACCAGCACGTGGACTTCCAGGACGGCGCCGTCGCGGCGCTCAAGTCCAGCCACGCCGTGGGCGTCGTCGCCGGTGGGGCCGCCGCGCTCGTCTTCACCCAGGTGCCGGCCCGCACCTCCGTGCACGCGACGCTGTCCACCGTGAAGGTGGCCGTGCAGGACGCCTTTGGAAACGCCGCGGCCGTCGGTGAGCCGGTGGTGACGATGGGCCTGGCGGGGAATGGCGTCGGCCTCGGCGGCGTCCTCCAGGCCGCCCCGGTGGACGGCGTGGCCAACTTCGCCAGCCTGCGCCTGGAGGAGGAGGGCTCCTTCAAGCTCCTCGCCTCCGCGACGGGGCTCGGGTCCGCCACCAGCGCGGCCATCGACGTCGTGGACGACGTGCCCCCCGCGAAGCCCACGCTCGCCGCGGGTGCGTCCACGCCGACCAGCGTCACCGTGACGTGGACCGCCGTGGGTGACGACGGCAACGTGGGCCAGGCGACGTCGCAGGAGCTGCGCTACTCGGTGAGCCCCATCACCACCGACGCCGAGTTCAACGCGGCCACCCCGGTGGGCGGCGTCGGCGCTCCGGCCGCGGCGGGCAACCCCGAGTCCGCGACCGTGACGGGCCTCACCGCCCGGCAGACGTACCACGTGGCGCTGCGCGTGACGGACAACCGCGGCAACAGCGCGCGCTCCAACAGCCTGATGGTGCAGACGCGCGACCCGGACGTGGCGCAGCTCGCCTTCACCACGCAGCCCGCCAACGGCACCGCCGGTCAGGCGCTGGCGCAGGTGGTCGTGGCGTTGCAGGACTCCAACGGCAATGTCGTGAGCTCCTCCACCGCGCCGGTGACGCTGTCGCTGGTGGGCAACCCCAACGTGGAGCTGGCCACGGTGTCCGCCGTCAACGGCGTGGCCACCTTCAACGGCCTGCGCGTGGACAAGGCGGGCACGCACCACCTCTCCGCCAGCGCCACCTCGCTGACGAAGGAGAGCAACGCGTTCACCGTCTCCCCGGGCAGCGCGAATCGCATTGCGCTCACCGGCCTCGTGGCGCCCGTCACCGCGGGCGTGGCGAACAGCCTGGACGTCACCCTGTATGACAGCTTCGACAACGTGGCCACCGGCTACGCCGGGACGGTGCACTTCTCGTCGACGGACGCGCAGGCGCAGCTCCCCGCGAACTACATCTTCGTCCCGGGCACCGACGCGGGCCACCACGTCTTCAACGGCGTGGTGCTCGTCTCGGCGGGCCCCCGGCGGGTGACAGTGGCGGACGTGGGCAACGCGCAGCTCACCGCCTCGCTCGACGTGGAGGTGGGCAGCGACGCGGCGGACCACCTGTTGCTCACGGGCCTGGCCGCGGACGTGACGGCGGGCGCTTCGCACTCGCTCGTCCTCAGCGCGAGGGACCGCTTCGGCAACATCGTGACGGGCTACTCGGGCACGGTGCACTTCACGTCGAATGACGCGCAGGCGGTGCTGCCGGCGGACTACGTCTTCGCGCCGGGCGACAACGGCCAGCACACGTTCTCCGTGACGCTGCGCACGGTGGGTGCGCGCTCCGTCACCGCGACGGAGCTGGGCGGGGCGGGCCACAGCGTCACGGCCAACACGAACGTGGCGTCGGCCGCCGCCGACCGCCTGGAGCTGTCCATCACCGCGGCGCCGGTGGTTTCGGGGCAGGCCGTGGACGCGACGGTGACGCTGCTCGACGCCTACGGCAACCGGGCCTCGGCTTATCGAGGCACCGTGGGCTTCGAGGCGCAGGGGGATGCGCAGGCCACCGTGCCGACGAACTACACCTTCACCGAGGCGGACTCGGGCCGGCACACCTTCAGCGTGACCTTCGCGTCGGTGGGCGACAAGCTGCTCGTCGCCCAGGACATTGCGAGCTCGGGGCTGCGGGACAGCGAGCCCGTCACGGTGGGGCCCGGCGCGCTCGCGGAGCTGCGCGTGGACCCGGGAACGGAGCCCTACATCGCGGGACAGACGCACTTCTTCGTCGTCACCGCGTATGACGGCGCAGGCAACCGGAAGACGGACTACACCGGCATGGTGCGCATCACCACCTCGGACCCGAACCCGGGGCTGCTCGAGTACCACACCTTCCGCGAGGAGGACCAAGGCGAGTTCATCCTCCGCGCCACGCTGCAGACGTCGGGGCAGCAGACCCTCACCTTCCAGGACACCGTGATTGCCGTGAGCAAGCAGCTCGACGTCACGGTGGAGGCGGCGGAGCCGGTGAAGCTGGTGATTCTCGAGGCGCCGGCGACGGGCTCCGTGCGCCAGCCGCTCGCGCAGTTGCGCGCGGCCCTGCGCGACTCCTTCGACAACACCGCGCTCGTCACCACTCCGGCGGTGACGGTGCGGCTCGTCGGTGGGCCCGCGGGCACCACGCTGGGCGGCACGACGACGGTGAACCCGGTGGACGGCGTGGCCACCTTCTCCAACCTCACGGTGGACCAGGAGGGCGCGTTCAACCTCCGCGTGGAGTCGGCGAACCAGACCCTCACCGAGGCGCAGGCCGAGCTCGTGATCACCGACGACCAGGCGCCGGCGCCCGCGACCGGATTCACCGCGGAGCTGGGTGAAGATGGCGTCGCCAGCCTGAGCTGGCGGGCCACGGGCGACGACGGCACCGACGGCCTGGCGGACCACTACGAGCTCCGCTACAGCGCGGCCACCATCACCCCGGCCAACTTCGCGAGCGCCACGCTGGTGACCACCGGCACGCCGCAGTCGGCTGGCACGCTGGAGGGAACCACTGTCAACCTGCCGGTGGAGGAGGGCACCTGGTACTTCGGCCTGCGCGTCGTGGACGGCGCGGGGAACGCCAGCACGCTGGTGACGACCTCCGTCTTCGTCCCCGGGCCGTGCTCCGGCGTCGTCTGCCCCCAGCGCGCGCCGGAGTGCGCGGCCGACAACGTGAGCCGCGTGACGTACACCAGCGCGTGCGAGGTGCAGAACGGCGAGGCCCATTGCGTGGACACGCCCACGCAGACGGCCTGCACCGGCGCGAATGCGGTCTGCTTCGAGGCCGCGTGCGACACGGCGCCTCCGCCGGCCGCGGGTGAGCTGGCCATCAGCGAGGTGATGCACACGCCCAGCGTCGGCACCACCGAGTACCTGGAGCTGACCAGCACCGTGGACGGGCTGCGTAACGTCACCAACGTGCAGGTGAGCTTCGACAACGGCGCGGGCGGAGTGGAGAGCTTCACCGTGCAGGCGCCGGGCAACCGGCCCACGATTGTCCGGGGGCACGGGACGTTCGTCGCGGCGAGCAACACGGATGCGGCCACCAACGGCGGCGTGCCGGCGCAGCATGGCTTCGGCGGCGGCGCCTTCGCGCTCGGCAGCTCGGGCCGCCTCACGGTGAAGCTGGGCGCCACCACGGTGGACGACCTCCTGTACACGGCGTCCTTCCCGCAGACGACGGGCCGCTCCATGAACCTGTCCTCGGTGGTGCTTGGCACGGCGGCGCACCAGTACAGCTGGTACTGGTGTGACTCCAGCGCGGTGCTGCCGGGTGGGGACCGGGGCACGCCGGGCCAGCCCAACGAGTCGTGCGCCGTGGCCATCAACCCGCCGGTGGACTACTGCGCCATCCAGTTCCCGAAGACCATCGCCGCGCCCATCCAGGCGAACACGCCGCAGACCATCTACAGCCGCTTCTACGACGACCAGATTTCCAACCGGAACCAGAACGGCAACGACAACTTCCCGTTCATCGTCGCCGAGCTGGGATACGGCACGGATGCCAATGCTCCGCAGAACTGGACGTGGGTGCCGGCGCCGTTCAACGCGAGCTACACCGCGACGACGGAGCGCAACAACGACGAGACGGTGGGCACGCTGAACATCGGCACGACGGGCAGCTACCTGTACGGCTTCCGCTACCACTTCACGCGAGGCCCGACGGGCGCGGACACCTGGGTGTACTGCGACCAGAACGGCGTCGTGTCGGGCACGCCTCAGTACGGCACGGTGACGGTGGCTCCGCCGCCGGCGCCGCTGACCAACCACGTGGTCATCAGTGAAATCTGCGGGGGCAACGGCACCGGCACCGCCTCGACGGACGAGTTCATCGAGCTCTACAACCCGACGAACAGCGACGTGGACATCAGCGGCTGGCTGGTGCAGTACAAGTCGGCCACGGGGGCGGCCTATTCCGGCAGCGTCGCCATTCCCCCCGGCAAGGTCATCAAGGCCCGGGGGTACTTCCTCCTCGGGGGGGCCACCTTCCAGGCCGGCACCACGACGGCGGATGTGTCGTACAGCTTCGACCTCTCCAGCTCCACCACGGCGGGAGGCCACGTGCGCATCGGCCCGGGGCTCAGCAACAATCCCTCGGACGTGGCGGTGGACAAGGTGGCATGGGGCACCGGCAACAGCCCCGAGGGTACGGCGGCTCCGAGCCACCCGGCCGTCGGAGGCAGTCTCGAGCGCAAGGCGGTGTCCACTTCCATCTCGACCACCATGGCGGTCGGCGGCGCCGATGCCTCCCGCGGAAACGGCTACGACTCGAACGACAACTCGAAGGACATCGTCACCCGCGCCATTCGCCAGCCGCAGAACTCCGCGAGCCCCACCGAATTCTACAGCCCGTAG
- a CDS encoding M3 family metallopeptidase, translating to MSAETTLVPDAARLITCPPAEFRRSGEEAIASARDGIARLKALRPPYKAREVLELYDEAMAALDDASSRASVARHAHPDAAMREAGEAAEQALETLINDIRMDRGVYDVLASLDLSNEDGPTRKWMEKVLREFRRAGVDRDAPTRARVKELQEELVRIGQEFSRNIRQDTRTEALPDSALEGLPEDYVRAHPPGADGLVRITTDYPDIVPFMTYSRDAKAREKMWRLFRLRGHPANVDVLQRMVARRHELALLLGYRNWAAYSTEDKMIRDEQSAADFIEKISAASAARMKRDYDVLLARKRREVPDAPRVDPWDQAYLEDRVRAEQYAFDSQVVRPYYEYTRVKQGVLNLTARLFGVTYRHVPDATVWHPDVEAYDVYEGAVLRGRFYLDMHPRSDKYKHAAQFTLTSGKTGRRLPEGVLICNFPRPGAEPALLQHSDVETFFHEFGHLLHHIFGGHTRWAGVSGVRTEWDFVEAPSQMLEEWARDASCLQTFARHYQTGEPIPADIVARMRRADEFGKGLWVRQQMFYAALSLELYRREPKSVDATALVRELQGKYTPFPYVEGTHFHLSFGHLDGYSSNYYTYMWSLVIAKDLFTVFQRKGMLDPEPAQAYRREVLEPGGSDDAAKLVHAFLGRDYDFRAYEEWLNKAA from the coding sequence GTGTCCGCAGAGACGACTCTCGTCCCCGACGCAGCCCGCCTCATCACCTGCCCACCGGCCGAGTTCCGCCGCTCCGGCGAGGAGGCCATCGCCTCGGCCCGTGATGGCATCGCCCGCCTCAAGGCGCTCCGCCCCCCGTACAAAGCGCGGGAAGTGCTGGAGCTCTATGACGAGGCGATGGCCGCGCTCGACGACGCCAGCTCGCGCGCCTCCGTGGCCCGCCATGCCCACCCGGACGCCGCCATGCGCGAGGCCGGCGAGGCGGCCGAGCAGGCGCTCGAGACGCTCATCAACGACATCCGCATGGACCGGGGCGTCTACGACGTGCTCGCCTCGCTGGACCTCTCCAACGAGGACGGCCCCACGCGCAAGTGGATGGAGAAGGTGCTGCGCGAGTTCCGCCGCGCCGGCGTGGACCGCGACGCTCCCACCCGCGCCCGCGTGAAGGAGCTGCAGGAGGAACTGGTCCGCATCGGTCAGGAGTTCAGCCGCAACATCCGCCAGGACACCCGCACCGAGGCGCTGCCTGACTCCGCGCTGGAGGGCCTGCCCGAAGACTACGTGCGCGCCCATCCTCCCGGCGCGGACGGGCTGGTGCGCATCACCACGGACTACCCGGACATCGTCCCCTTCATGACGTACTCGAGGGACGCGAAGGCGCGCGAGAAGATGTGGCGCCTGTTCCGCCTGCGCGGCCACCCCGCCAACGTGGACGTGCTCCAGCGCATGGTGGCGCGGCGGCACGAGCTGGCCCTGCTGCTCGGCTACCGCAACTGGGCGGCGTACTCCACCGAGGACAAGATGATTCGCGACGAGCAGTCCGCCGCGGACTTCATCGAGAAGATTTCCGCCGCTTCCGCCGCGCGCATGAAGCGCGACTACGACGTGCTGCTGGCCCGCAAGCGCCGCGAGGTGCCGGACGCCCCGCGCGTGGACCCGTGGGACCAGGCGTACCTGGAGGACCGCGTCCGCGCCGAGCAGTACGCGTTCGACTCGCAGGTGGTGCGCCCCTACTACGAGTACACGCGCGTGAAGCAGGGCGTGCTCAACCTGACGGCACGCCTGTTCGGCGTCACCTACCGCCATGTCCCGGACGCGACGGTGTGGCACCCGGACGTGGAGGCCTACGACGTCTACGAGGGCGCGGTGCTGCGCGGGCGCTTCTACCTGGACATGCACCCGCGCTCGGACAAGTACAAGCACGCGGCCCAGTTCACCCTCACCAGCGGCAAGACGGGGCGCCGGCTGCCCGAGGGCGTGCTCATCTGCAACTTCCCCCGGCCCGGCGCCGAGCCCGCGCTGCTCCAGCACAGCGACGTGGAGACCTTCTTCCACGAGTTCGGCCACCTCCTGCACCACATCTTCGGCGGCCACACGCGCTGGGCGGGCGTGTCCGGTGTGCGCACGGAGTGGGACTTCGTGGAGGCGCCGTCGCAGATGCTGGAGGAGTGGGCGCGTGACGCCTCGTGCCTCCAGACGTTCGCCCGGCACTACCAGACGGGCGAGCCGATTCCCGCGGACATCGTCGCGCGCATGCGCCGCGCGGACGAGTTCGGCAAGGGGCTGTGGGTGCGCCAGCAGATGTTCTACGCCGCGCTCAGCCTGGAGCTGTACCGGCGCGAGCCGAAGAGCGTGGACGCCACCGCGCTCGTGCGCGAGCTGCAAGGCAAGTACACGCCCTTCCCGTACGTGGAGGGCACGCACTTCCACCTGTCCTTCGGGCACCTCGACGGGTACTCGTCCAACTACTACACGTATATGTGGTCGCTGGTCATCGCGAAGGACCTCTTCACCGTGTTCCAGCGCAAGGGGATGTTGGACCCCGAGCCCGCGCAGGCCTACCGCCGCGAGGTGCTGGAGCCGGGCGGCTCGGACGACGCCGCGAAGCTGGTGCACGCCTTCCTCGGCCGCGACTACGACTTCCGCGCGTACGAGGAGTGGCTCAACAAGGCGGCCTGA
- a CDS encoding alpha/beta fold hydrolase, with translation MLSAILGGAAGLLGVAATGALGYRALLRERASRRLRLNSPQAISEEHFLRLGGLEQWVGIRGEDRRNPVLLVLHGGPGSPYSVFTPLLRPWERDFTVVQWDRRGVGKTLGRNGKAHSGEVSYERMVEDALELCDFLLTHLGQPKLVLLASSAGTPVGLRLALRRPGLFSAFVGTDFNVGIAAMEALTFPATLAWAREKKDGAALALLERMGADPARWDVASFNQLMRLRDRTVTVGRGIGATFGPRMLLSPQHGLRDVLDIFAGLHFSTEQLFDELRAYDARSLGLRFEVPFFVFHGEADVFTPAAAARAYFEEVHAPVKHFELLPAQGHVGAFVHPEPFLALLRRHVLPLLSGA, from the coding sequence ATGCTCTCCGCCATCCTGGGTGGCGCCGCGGGTCTGCTGGGAGTCGCGGCCACGGGCGCCCTGGGCTACCGCGCGTTGCTCCGCGAGCGTGCATCCCGGCGGCTGCGCCTGAACTCGCCCCAGGCCATCTCCGAGGAGCACTTCCTCCGGCTCGGAGGCCTGGAGCAGTGGGTGGGCATTCGCGGCGAGGACCGCCGCAACCCGGTGCTGCTGGTCCTGCACGGCGGGCCGGGCTCGCCCTACTCGGTGTTCACGCCCCTGCTGCGCCCCTGGGAGCGGGACTTCACCGTCGTGCAATGGGACCGGCGCGGCGTGGGCAAGACACTGGGGCGTAACGGCAAGGCGCACAGCGGTGAGGTGAGCTACGAGCGGATGGTGGAGGACGCCCTGGAGCTGTGCGACTTCCTCCTCACGCACCTGGGACAGCCGAAGCTCGTGCTGCTCGCCAGCTCGGCGGGGACGCCCGTGGGGCTCAGGCTCGCCCTGCGGCGGCCCGGCCTCTTCTCCGCCTTCGTGGGCACCGACTTCAACGTCGGCATCGCCGCCATGGAGGCCCTGACCTTCCCGGCCACCCTCGCCTGGGCGCGGGAGAAGAAGGACGGCGCGGCGCTGGCCCTGCTGGAGCGGATGGGGGCAGACCCCGCGCGCTGGGACGTGGCCTCCTTCAACCAGCTGATGCGGCTGCGGGACAGGACGGTGACAGTCGGACGCGGCATCGGTGCCACCTTCGGCCCGCGGATGCTGCTGTCACCCCAGCACGGCCTGCGCGACGTGCTGGACATCTTCGCCGGCCTGCACTTCTCCACCGAGCAGCTCTTCGACGAGCTGCGCGCCTACGACGCGCGCAGCCTGGGGCTGCGCTTCGAAGTCCCCTTCTTCGTCTTCCACGGCGAGGCGGACGTCTTCACCCCGGCGGCGGCGGCGCGGGCGTACTTCGAGGAGGTGCACGCGCCGGTGAAGCACTTCGAGCTGCTGCCGGCCCAGGGGCATGTGGGTGCCTTCGTCCACCCGGAGCCCTTCCTCGCCCTGCTGCGCCGGCACGTCCTGCCCCTCCTCTCCGGGGCCTGA
- a CDS encoding TetR/AcrR family transcriptional regulator: protein MLWKESPRARRGPRPALSVERIVEAAIALADEQGLEAVSMERVASGFRFTPMALYRYVPGKAELVDLMIDRGLGPPPVLAGDKDAWRAKLEQWARALWDVFHRHPWALEATQRLRLMGPHELAWLEAGLGALASTRLSLEAQRSACLVLLGHVRNTAQFSVTLPRGRGNVSSGQWGAATRTLIQDHAEQYPRLLAVLSAPPESGAREDTLTFGIQMVLDGIATRIAEREAGPGTRRRAPARKPPG, encoded by the coding sequence ATGCTCTGGAAGGAGTCGCCTCGGGCGCGGCGCGGGCCCAGGCCCGCGCTGAGCGTGGAGCGCATCGTCGAGGCGGCGATTGCGCTCGCGGACGAGCAGGGGCTGGAGGCTGTTTCCATGGAGCGGGTCGCCAGCGGCTTCCGCTTCACCCCGATGGCGCTCTACCGCTACGTGCCGGGCAAGGCGGAGCTGGTGGACCTGATGATTGACCGGGGGCTGGGGCCGCCTCCCGTGCTGGCCGGCGACAAGGACGCCTGGCGAGCGAAGCTGGAGCAGTGGGCGCGCGCGCTATGGGACGTGTTTCACCGCCACCCGTGGGCCCTGGAGGCCACCCAACGGCTGCGGCTGATGGGGCCCCACGAGCTGGCGTGGCTTGAGGCGGGACTGGGCGCGCTTGCTTCCACCCGCCTCTCCCTCGAGGCGCAGCGCAGTGCGTGCCTGGTGTTGCTGGGCCACGTGCGCAACACCGCTCAGTTCTCCGTCACGCTGCCGCGCGGCCGGGGAAACGTCTCGAGCGGCCAGTGGGGCGCCGCCACCCGCACGCTCATCCAGGACCACGCGGAGCAGTACCCCCGGCTGCTGGCGGTGCTGTCGGCACCGCCCGAGTCGGGTGCGCGGGAGGACACGCTCACGTTCGGCATCCAGATGGTGCTGGACGGAATCGCCACGCGAATCGCCGAGCGGGAGGCCGGGCCCGGGACGCGACGCAGGGCCCCGGCACGCAAGCCACCGGGATGA
- a CDS encoding esterase/lipase family protein — MQQQRSLFLAALAVGLLGVSSTASAAAEKTTYPVVFAHGLGGFDNILGLDYWGDDYGTFVGDPCDEFLEVSCNGDVDNRQQSFVAAVQPLQSSDVRGLQLANEIEGYMATKGVAYVNLVGHSQGGIDARKAARVLRERKGYAVVKVLLSISSPHRGSPVAKFILDLGPGVTSVIDALFRIYGDVVYGPGNDGYAATKALVYNDYDPNDGKVTGAKQFNVNYPVSASYASHYASLMTAQSGLSVNPALYLLRGFFFDIDGDGYCVDDCENDGAAGKGDGIRQEDDDDGLVGINSQQMGYRLRYNEQLFALNTLSIDSALGYVSNINAPSSLQMTSTSSLINQDHLDVIGLGPDTFDEKEFYAAIFNYIAKND, encoded by the coding sequence ATGCAGCAGCAGCGTTCCCTGTTCCTGGCCGCGCTGGCCGTGGGACTTCTCGGTGTGTCCTCGACGGCCTCGGCGGCCGCGGAGAAGACCACCTATCCCGTCGTCTTCGCCCATGGCCTGGGTGGCTTCGACAACATCCTCGGGCTCGACTACTGGGGTGACGACTACGGCACCTTCGTCGGGGACCCGTGCGACGAGTTCCTCGAGGTGAGCTGCAACGGCGACGTCGACAACCGGCAGCAGTCCTTCGTCGCCGCGGTGCAGCCGCTGCAGAGCTCGGATGTGCGCGGCCTGCAGCTGGCCAACGAAATCGAGGGCTACATGGCGACGAAGGGCGTCGCCTACGTCAACCTCGTCGGCCACTCGCAGGGCGGCATCGACGCGCGCAAGGCCGCGCGCGTGCTGCGCGAGCGCAAGGGCTACGCGGTGGTGAAGGTGCTGCTGAGCATCTCCTCGCCGCACCGGGGCTCGCCGGTGGCCAAGTTCATCCTGGACCTGGGGCCCGGCGTCACCAGCGTCATCGACGCCCTCTTCCGCATCTACGGCGACGTCGTCTACGGGCCGGGCAACGACGGCTACGCGGCCACCAAGGCGCTGGTCTACAACGACTATGACCCCAACGACGGCAAGGTGACGGGCGCGAAGCAGTTCAACGTCAACTACCCCGTCAGCGCGTCCTACGCGTCCCACTACGCGTCGCTGATGACGGCGCAGTCCGGCCTCAGCGTGAATCCCGCCCTGTACCTGCTGCGCGGCTTCTTCTTCGACATCGACGGCGACGGGTACTGCGTGGACGACTGTGAGAACGACGGCGCCGCGGGCAAGGGCGACGGCATCAGGCAGGAGGACGATGACGACGGCCTGGTGGGCATCAACTCGCAGCAGATGGGCTACCGGCTCCGCTACAACGAGCAGCTGTTCGCGCTGAACACCCTCAGCATCGACTCGGCGCTGGGCTACGTGTCCAACATCAACGCGCCCAGCTCGCTGCAGATGACGTCCACCTCGTCCCTCATCAACCAGGACCACCTGGACGTCATCGGCCTGGGGCCGGACACCTTCGACGAGAAGGAGTTCTACGCGGCCATCTTCAACTACATCGCGAAGAACGACTGA